GCGGCTCGGAGGAGGAAGTGCGGAAGGAGGTGCGTACAACGGTCATTCACGAGATCGCCCACCATTTCGGCATTGACGAAGCGCGCCTGGCCGAACTGGGATATGACTGAATGGGCCTGATCATCGACCTGGTGGTCAACCTTCTCCGGCTCCTGGGCAATCTGCTGGTCCGGCTGGCCGGGCGTCCCCCCGACTATGTGCTCCTGGACCTGGCGGGCGCCTACCCGGAGCGGCGCACGCCCCGCCCGCGCTTCCTGCCCTTCCGCGGGGTGCTGCCTTTCGGGCTTCCGGCTCCCGAGGAGAGCCTGGAAGAGCTGCGCGAAGTGCTCGATCGCCTGGCCCGGGCCCCGCGAGTCCGCGGGGTGGTAGTGCGTCTGGGGGAGCTCAGCGCTGGCCTGGCCACGGCCCAGAGCCTGCGCGCCGCACTGCAGGACCTGCGGCGCCGGGGGAAACGTGTCGTCGCCTACCTGACCTCGGTCTCCACCCTCCAGTACTACCTGGCCACGGCGGCGGACGAGATCCTGCTACCGGAGAGCGCCGTGGTGGCGCTCACCGGGCTGCGCACCGAGGTCACCTTCCTGCGCGACGTCTTCGACCGGCTGGGCATCGCCCCCGAGTTTGACCGCATCGCCGAGTACAAGACGGCCGCCGACCCCTTTCTGCGGCGCTCCATGTCCCCGGCGCACCGGGAGATGCTGGACGCCATTCTGGACGGGCTGCTGGAGGAGATCGTCGCCGACGTGGCGGCGGCGCGGGGCCTGGAGGCGGCCGCAGTCCGCACGGCGGTGAACCGCGCCCCCCTGCCGGCGGCGGAGGCGCTGGGCCTGGGCCTGGTGGACGGCCTCCTGTATGAAGACGAGCTGCCGCGGCGCCTGGGCACGGCGTGGCGGGAGGCGGTGCTGCGGCCGTGGGTAGCTGCGCGGCGACGTATCCCCTTCCCCTACCGCTGGCCTTCTCTGCAGGATGTGGTCGCCGTGGTGGTGCTGCGGGGGATGATCGTCCCCGGAGAGAGCCGGGAGTTCCCCGTCTCCCTGCCGCTGGTGGGCCGGCACCTGTCGGGCTCCAGCACCGTCGCCCGTGCCTTCCGCGCCGTGGAGCGGGCGCGCCGGGTGCGGGCCGTGGTCTTCTACGTGGACTCCCGTGGCGGGTCGGCCCTGGCCTCGGACCTGATCTGGCGGGAGGTGGAACGGGTGAAGCGGCAAAAGCCCGTGGTGGTCTACATGGGCGACGTGGCCGGATCGGGAGGATACTACGTGGCCTGTGGGGCGAGCCGGGTAATCGCCCAGCCCGCTGCCATCACCGGATCCATCGGGGTGGTGGTGGGCAAGCTGGTCCTGGCCGACCTCTTCCGCAGGCACGGGTTGAACCGGGAGATCCTCACGCGCGGTGCGGCTGCCGCCATCACCTCTCCCTTCAGCCGCTACAGCGAAGAGGAGTGGGCCCGCGTCCGCCGTGAGATGCAGGACATCTACCGCCGCTTCATCGGGCGGGTGTCGCAGGGGCGCGCCCGAGCGATGGAGGAAGTGGAAGGTGTCGCTGGCGGGAGGGTGTGGACCGGGAGGCAGGCGCTGGCGCGCGGGCTGGTGGACGAGCTGGGAGACTTCACCCTGGCCGTGCGGCGGGCGCGGGAGCTGGCCGGTATCCCTCCCCAGCGCGAGGTCGCCGTGGTTACAGTGCGGCCGCCGCGCGCTGCGGGAATCCCGGCCTTTCCCACGACCCCGGCGGAGATGATCAAAGGCCTGCGGCAGGTGGCGGCGCTGGCTGCGGAGCGCGCCCTGCTACTGATGGCGCTGCCATGATCGCACGCGGCGGAGGGATCCTGCGGGTGCGCGTCCTGCGCAGCGGTAGCGCGGGGAATGCCATCCTGGTGGAGGCCTGTGGCACCCGCCTGCTGGTGGATGCCGGCATCCCTGTGGACCTGGTGGAGCGGGAGCTGGCGCCGCTGGGCCTGGAGGCCGCCGACCTGGATGCCATTCTCCTCACCCACGAGCACGACGACCACACCCGCGGCGCCGGGGCGGTGGCGCGCGCCGCCGGGATCCCTGTGCTGGCCAACGAGCGCACGCTGCACCAGGCGGCGCACGTCCTGGGCGCGGTGGCGACGGAGCGTTTCACCACGGGAGTGCCCTTTGCTCTGGGAGCCTTTACCGTAGAGCCCTTCCCCGTTCCTCACGACGCGGTGGAGCCGGTGGGATTCGTGCTGCAAGTGGACGGCCTGCAGGTGGTGGTGGCTCATGACCTGGGTGCTGTGGACGGTGTGCTCCAGGAGCGCCTCCCCGCGGCGGACCTGATCCTGCTGGAGGCCAACTACGACCCACGGCTGCTAGGCGTCTCCGGGTATCCCTGGTTCCTGAAGAACCGTATTCTCAGCCCCACCGGCCACCTCTCCAACGAGAGCGCGGCCCAGGCCGCGGTGTGGGCCGCGCGCGGGGGAAAGGCTCAGACGTTGTTCCTGGTCCACCTCAGCGAGGTGAATAACCTCCCTCCCCTGGCGCGGGACGTGGTGCGCTGGGCGCTGGAGCGCGAAGGGGTGACGACGACCCAGGTCTACGCGGTGCGCTCCCCCGCCGGAGGGCTGCTGTGGGAAGCCGGCCTTGAGTCTGCGCCTGTTCCCTGAGGCTTTCTTCCACGCCGGGGACTCCCCGGCGCTGCGTCGGGCGGCGGTGCGCTGCCTGCAGGCGGCGCTGCGGGCGGCCGACCCACAGGCCGCGCTGGCCCGCGCCGTGACCCTGCAAGACCATCTCCTCCGA
The genomic region above belongs to Armatimonadota bacterium and contains:
- a CDS encoding MBL fold metallo-hydrolase; this translates as MIARGGGILRVRVLRSGSAGNAILVEACGTRLLVDAGIPVDLVERELAPLGLEAADLDAILLTHEHDDHTRGAGAVARAAGIPVLANERTLHQAAHVLGAVATERFTTGVPFALGAFTVEPFPVPHDAVEPVGFVLQVDGLQVVVAHDLGAVDGVLQERLPAADLILLEANYDPRLLGVSGYPWFLKNRILSPTGHLSNESAAQAAVWAARGGKAQTLFLVHLSEVNNLPPLARDVVRWALEREGVTTTQVYAVRSPAGGLLWEAGLESAPVP
- the sppA gene encoding signal peptide peptidase SppA, producing MGLIIDLVVNLLRLLGNLLVRLAGRPPDYVLLDLAGAYPERRTPRPRFLPFRGVLPFGLPAPEESLEELREVLDRLARAPRVRGVVVRLGELSAGLATAQSLRAALQDLRRRGKRVVAYLTSVSTLQYYLATAADEILLPESAVVALTGLRTEVTFLRDVFDRLGIAPEFDRIAEYKTAADPFLRRSMSPAHREMLDAILDGLLEEIVADVAAARGLEAAAVRTAVNRAPLPAAEALGLGLVDGLLYEDELPRRLGTAWREAVLRPWVAARRRIPFPYRWPSLQDVVAVVVLRGMIVPGESREFPVSLPLVGRHLSGSSTVARAFRAVERARRVRAVVFYVDSRGGSALASDLIWREVERVKRQKPVVVYMGDVAGSGGYYVACGASRVIAQPAAITGSIGVVVGKLVLADLFRRHGLNREILTRGAAAAITSPFSRYSEEEWARVRREMQDIYRRFIGRVSQGRARAMEEVEGVAGGRVWTGRQALARGLVDELGDFTLAVRRARELAGIPPQREVAVVTVRPPRAAGIPAFPTTPAEMIKGLRQVAALAAERALLLMALP